A genomic region of Desulfosarcina ovata subsp. ovata contains the following coding sequences:
- a CDS encoding BMP family protein, with the protein MKGFNGAVKEFAAMALLLIVAMTIGIMPAMAAAEPLKVAAVFETPIEEPWVNQIHVALVKAKSDLGIVYDYSESVKSADFARVMREYAEKGYKLITGDAFGAERIARRVARDYPDVAFVFGSGIGPAEPNFGVFDNWIHEPAYLSGMIAGKMTKSNIIGVVAAMPIPEVNRLANAFYAGAKEVNKDVKCKFSFIGSFFDPPKAKEAALAQIEAGVDVIYAERFGVVEAAVEKGALAISNMSDQSSLGPDTVVTGPVWDMWPTVKQAISLVKAGVYTAQDFGGFSYMSKGGSYLAPYHKFDAKLPAEVKELVEKRRQEILDGTFRVDIDESIPKSE; encoded by the coding sequence ATGAAGGGATTTAACGGAGCGGTAAAAGAATTCGCGGCGATGGCGCTGCTTCTTATCGTGGCGATGACAATCGGTATCATGCCGGCGATGGCAGCCGCCGAACCGCTGAAAGTGGCGGCGGTGTTCGAGACCCCCATCGAAGAGCCCTGGGTCAACCAGATCCACGTGGCCCTGGTCAAGGCCAAAAGCGATCTGGGCATCGTCTACGACTATTCGGAAAGCGTCAAATCCGCTGATTTCGCCCGCGTCATGCGGGAATACGCCGAGAAGGGGTATAAACTGATCACCGGCGACGCCTTCGGTGCCGAGCGCATCGCCCGCCGGGTGGCCCGCGATTATCCGGATGTGGCCTTTGTCTTCGGCTCGGGCATCGGGCCGGCCGAGCCCAACTTCGGCGTTTTCGACAACTGGATTCACGAGCCGGCCTACCTGTCGGGCATGATCGCCGGCAAGATGACCAAAAGCAACATCATCGGCGTGGTCGCGGCCATGCCCATCCCCGAGGTCAACCGTCTGGCCAACGCTTTCTATGCCGGCGCCAAGGAGGTCAATAAGGATGTGAAGTGCAAGTTCTCCTTTATCGGTTCCTTTTTCGATCCGCCCAAGGCCAAGGAAGCGGCTCTGGCCCAGATCGAGGCCGGCGTGGACGTGATCTATGCCGAGCGCTTCGGCGTGGTCGAGGCAGCCGTTGAAAAGGGGGCCCTGGCCATTTCCAACATGTCCGATCAATCCAGCCTGGGACCGGACACGGTGGTCACCGGACCGGTCTGGGACATGTGGCCCACAGTGAAGCAGGCCATCAGCCTGGTCAAGGCCGGCGTTTACACGGCCCAGGATTTCGGCGGCTTTTCCTACATGTCCAAGGGCGGTTCCTACCTGGCGCCCTACCACAAGTTCGACGCCAAACTGCCGGCCGAGGTCAAAGAACTGGTCGAAAAACGCAGGCAGGAGATCCTGGACGGCACCTTTCGGGTGGATATTGATGAATCGATTCCAAAATCGGAATAA